The sequence TTTAAACTGCTGGGATTTGATCAAAAATCATGCTGGGCATTCAAAGTGATCTCTTGATCATGTTCATAgtatttaataaatgataataTAGACATTGTcatgatcatttaaacagcatgTTTCTGTCTGAACAACCAGCTCTAGCAAAAGAAAGGCATAGGATACTGTGGATTTAAAAGGGAAGAAATCACAAACACAGGTTTTAATACTTTGTGTTCTGACTTAAATCAGCCAAACCACTGTTTTTCTGCACTGCTCTTCTCTGTAGTCTGTCAGATGTCTGTCAGTGTGTATACATTGTAACGCCTGTGAATAAAACTTTGCATTTCCAACCAGCGGGGCTTTGAGTGTCTCTAAGTCCACTCGTAACCACACAGAAATCAACACATATGGAGTCGAGACTGTTGTTATAAGTCTGcaaaaaaaattttatttaGAAACTTTCAGGGGGGTAAAACCACGACTTTCTGTACAATCTTAACAAAGAGCAGAAATCTCCAGCTGGTGTTTTGTTAATGCTGCGCCCTCATTCTGCGTCCCGACGTCCGAAGTCCACCCAGCCCTGGTAGTCCCGATCTGACATGCAGTCAGAGCTCATCACCTCTGTGAACAAACCATGCCTACATGaaccacacacacaacactTCAGTGCACAGATCTGAGCGTTCTCAGAAATTTCTGCTCCGATTCTTCGAGAAACGACCAACAAAAGAACATTGAGCATACCTGAAATGGCTTGCATGATCTGTTTGGTCATCGTCTCCCGATCATCCTCAGATAGGTGTGCACGTCTCTCTGCCCGAGATGCCGGCATCAGTCTGCCAGCCGAGCCTCGTGCGTTCTCCCTCTTGGCCAGAAGCTGCTGTAGGACATTCGTCTCTTTGGCTCCTCCGGCTGCAGACGTCTCAGGTGAGGAGGCTGCATCTGATACAAGCAGCGCCACCAACAGTGCAAATACCACAAGGATGTTCCCTGACATGTCTGTGCAGAAGAAGAGAGAGCAACCTCTGTCAGAGGCACATGTAAAATGACTTGAAAGGTGATAAAAAGAAGTGACTGTACCTGTGAGGGCAGGATGAGATATGTACACACCAAAGAAGGGTGGTGCCTCTGGTGCAAATCTGTGGACTCTGTGTGCCGGAGAGCTCTTTGCTGTCACATATATAAGCAGCGCAGCCTAAAATCAAAGACTGATAACAGCGTTCGCTGCAGAACATTTGATTGATTGAGAGACGGATACTTTAGAAGGAAGTGCGTAAAGGAACCACTCAGAGAAACCCATAATTATGCTTTTCACCTACCTGGAAAGGCCTCTTTTAACAcagcaataacaataaaacaactcAATGTGTTTACATAAGAAATCCAATAGTCCTTTAGAGCCTGTTATCACcaacacaaagaaacaaatgtaACTATGGAGCCGCTTTGGAAGATTTGGCTTTAAAGACTGAAAGCCAGAAAGAATATTGCTATTTTTCAGTATATATTTTGTAGAATTCTAGCTTTTTATCCTTTCTTGAGGTTACATTTAACTGCAAACTGATCATGTGACAAATAAACTCTCTTTATCTTTATTCCTGAGGCTCAAAAGCATGAAgtaaaacaaaacttttttttatgggTCTTCTGTGCTGTCAGTGTTGCTGTGTTTCTCCTTTTATGAAAcgttttctgcttttatttttgtcgTTGTGAGAAGTTTTGTTTTCTGGTAGATTTCAAGAACTGATTTACGAAATAAACACTGTAAACAACTAAATAAGTTTCAGAAAACCAGCTCATTGTGTTTTCAATCCAGTtctgtttagttttatttatttatatgcatatagcaccaaattacagCAAGAAACAGTCCAATTCCAGCCAATTATAATCCatttcattgtaatacaatcataatccaatcagatcaaattaattaaaaaacaaattagtCTAAAATACACACTGATGGTTGAGTTGAGGCTGTTTTATTGGTGAAGAAGGAATACACGGCTCAACAGAGAGGACTCTCAGTCAGCCTGCAGAAAACAAACCTGGGtgtgttcttattctcttctatcagtgatgaataataagcagttcttaGGAGTTATTGAACTATCATGTGATCAGCTGCCGTCCCGTCGTCGCTCTAAACTTTAACAGAGAAAATCTAACACTTAAAACcggcttttctttctttgtagaAACAGATGTCCTTAAATTTAAGTTAACGTTAACATTGAATCTCATGTCTGGGTGGAGGTGAACATCTGTGGTCTGTACTTTCCAGATGATATATTGTCACCCTTTCAGAAAGAACACCCCAGAATACTTTAGCGCTGTTTACATACTGTATGGATTTTTTTGTGAAGTGGTCCAGTTCCTCTGTTTCCAGTTTGCATTGACAGCCTGTGCTGTTTACCAGCCTGTAAAGCAGAAATAACTCAAACACAGCCTTAAAACCAGATATGCCTTTTTAACTCACATAAAAGAAGTCTCTAGGACTACTTTCTTAAACCTTTGTGCAGGTAAGACAGTCAGGAATATCCTGTCTCAGGGTGATGCAGGGTAATCAAGGCTGGACCGTGTTTTAAGTTCGTAGCTTTCTCTCTATTCTTATCCCCTCATCGTCTGGTTCCAGTTAAACAACATTACTTGCCCCCCCACTAACTCTAATATCATTGTTTGGTTTCTCTCCGTTTATCTGAATGAATAAAACTGATCTGAACTGAAGTCTTGATCTACCAGGCAGTAAAACCACCATCATGCAAGACATTGTGACCAGTAAGTGAATTAAAGCAGCGATGCAGCAAATTAGGAATAATTCTGCAGGTTTTAACGATGTTACAGGTGAACTTTGGTCTTATAATGCTGTGCTGGAAAGGTAATcacaactagaaagctgcaatgcggggaccatttttaagcatcgtagggggcgctacagagccaatgagcgactcccaaaaatataaagtttagattctttcatgtcgtcgactggcaggtggtgcaaaatttcatgagttttcgagtaccttttgcaaagaagaagaaaaaagaagaagaatccttacagatacaatagccgctttcggactgtaggaacctttggcagttcttatAACCTTCGGatatacaggaactcgggaccatcaccctcagttcctataaccattttagctccttctccgaggctgggtctgttctgggttctataggaacacatctgacggaggtgtttggtggtcggtagctacgccccttgtcatgttgtcacggctgaaatgtttactcatacgacacggacacaacctgcgcgtgtttaataagttcaACTGAcacttgtctcctttgtctgcggcgctctgctctccttccttcatgaaacgaagaaatatcgcctgcgctcgatccttcgtctcctgactctctctgtgagctcttccagcctcgacgttagaccatcatgcagaccatgaacacggtggcctccccgctctccatattagtttctttgtggtgtttttttcttctctccttacttttcgcgggttttgttttgttttgttttgttttgttttgttgttgaatgtggcgctaaagtaaagCCGAATTTACAGtagcggtggcggaccgtgacgtcaaaatgacgtttcaggcatggcgcttcccttgaaaagacggcgcagcgcgttgtcgtgcaccagtcgatttttgtaacttggcggcgccgagaacgacgaaccggatggaccaatgtgagaccaggctcagtcaggaggtgcgtttgtacaggcagctgtacgaaactgcagtgaaacagcacagggagcacgtaaactcccaaaactcggggacagagattggcagaactttggggaaagagggagagttctgtaagaatgtgtggaagaagctacgggacagatacgtgaaggcaaagaagagggtagagactcaaaaagtggtgatgctgggggcttcagaccatcacctcttttaactgaattaaaaaattaaaattatccgaatactgcagcagtatcattaattacagtattcttgctcctGACAGtggcatttttttcttctcgactttcgtggttgtagagtagcggtaaccttcccgtagcagcgccacctctgtgatggagaagattgcgactactggcgcatcgactttcGCCACTATATACAGCCACTTTGTCTTTGCCACGATATATCGCCGCTATAtattgcgggcacgaaatcgtgacgtcatcaacattgctcgcgctagcagacgcggcaaccatgcgaGAGCCTTGAAGCCTGATTCttacggtaggcgtccactattccggcacgtcaagccgtatccaacgcattcaattcattttcaatgaaatccggccgatcgttgtcgccgtgctcgcaaagcatgctgggattccggcacggcgagcggcggacctgcggtacgtcaaaaagttgggctcggcctgactttatgcaaatttgccacggcagacggagtgcgttatccaatgacagtagatcatgtgttctcctgtgtcgcagcagcagcagcagcacaatagcagctctcctcgctcgcagattcggatccatggtacaatatgaaataaagttccattgctgacgatttatacacattaatttccctccaaaactcaaatttttagagggagaaacttcggttggttaaaatcacaagttattgacgctaggcgtccactattccggcacgtcaagccgtatccaacgcattcaattcattttcaatgaaatccggccgatcgttgtcgccgtgctcgcaaagcatgctgggattccggcacggcgagcgggggacttgcggcacgtcaaaaagttgggctcgctcgaagtttatgcaaatttgccacggcagacggagtgcgttatccaatgactgtagatcatgtgatctcctgtgtcggcTCAGCAGCTCTcttcgctcgcagatccacagccatggtgaaatacgaaataattttccattgctgacgatttatacacattaatttccctccaaaactcaaatttttagagggagaaacttcggttggttaaaatcacaagttatttacttttacCCCGGAGCACGTATGTTCTAtacaacttcgtatacaagcccctctgtacacgcccactgcagcagcaacacggcgagactaggcatccaatccggcgagttacgttgacgtgccggaatagtggacgcctagccttactttcccccggagccatacacgccccacacacccactgtagtagcaacacggcgacaactaggcatccaatccggcgagttacgttgacgtgccggaatagtggacgcctagccttactcggcgcaacctcgctcttactagctggtcgcaaatggcgcaaacggtcacgtgacccaaaattccgccacgccccccgtcgcaagctaaaaaactCCTCGCacgtcgcaagggcgcgcacacaactttttttctgacttcgcgcgagctcaaccggaaacagctgaccaagagaaaggaaacatgaacactgcagagaccgcggtgaccgagagggtgcgcctctacaaacatctgtacgacacgtctatgaagttacactgggacaacgttgtcccaaaggacaacgtttgacaaagttcgtcttgttgcaaaggacgaacattccaccttctcttctgtttttgccgcagccgcttagctctgagatacatatacagt is a genomic window of Odontesthes bonariensis isolate fOdoBon6 chromosome 4, fOdoBon6.hap1, whole genome shotgun sequence containing:
- the LOC142379128 gene encoding cholecystokinin; amino-acid sequence: MSGNILVVFALLVALLVSDAASSPETSAAGGAKETNVLQQLLAKRENARGSAGRLMPASRAERRAHLSEDDRETMTKQIMQAISEVMSSDCMSDRDYQGWVDFGRRDAE